In Solenopsis invicta isolate M01_SB chromosome 13, UNIL_Sinv_3.0, whole genome shotgun sequence, one DNA window encodes the following:
- the LOC105193791 gene encoding nuclear factor of activated T-cells 5 isoform X1: MAPDLEKRRQELRRGSSGTLEHVNDHMGMLLQLRCAGGAADLHHHGSNPGGAPSTVTASSISRNTTGNRTQSATRRTVTNQQQQISQQQQQQQPKQPRFPLSSIGGVTARSSDEHGPRTGTPDDNSNDSGLGSEERQQHFNNNLWNNVGEEDSKRRKMDIKLESEDANFAFPEVAPGTSPDNKSPTVRTTVNGIGLGGISGNRSGNTNSIGRVVGVTRPRPAMGVLNKRTPITHQGPVTLISQLSNVSADGKSQLQIVCQPEQQHRARYQTEGSRGAVKDRSGNGFPIVRLIGYDKPTTLQVFIGTDFGRVAPHMFYQACRVSGKNSTPCIERKIDGTIVIEIDMDPAKDVTCDCVGILKERNVDVEHRFPQEAGLLQGRSKKKSTRCRMVFRTIVTHADGTTETLQVCSQPIVCTQPPGIPEICKKSLTSCPCTGGLELIILGKNFLKDTRVVFQLDSDDLTSSLEPHWECTVLPDKEHLHPVHLVCVIPPYRRQDLAPTETVSIRLFAVSSGKTSEPHTFLYTAASTPPQPSIGKVESISPPLANGDTSLATSSAAVTLATGVASGSLLTQTAAGASSYLSNAPAQSQQSTSSETLKSDPSSPPTGTSQVTPVMLWASQSSNSPSDVMMPPPVLVTNPLMNRRSSSNLQLILPDNLKTEVLDENSQNSMLSENSMQSIPTPTTATNGPTSGASPLQQLVNENSREAATTQADIIRTVAAATTNNSPVQETVSGLLGVVDLIRTQHPLSMMNAHHPTSYGGMHESTQVQVLSPHRLKDTNGVLSTDNSSNGAALQGAGVVDLRMKHHNHSDIGTLSSFPGASGTQSLSASSSHVVEKYLNHIESSVGTAEESDNPENEFAIQQRASIISGNGQQSAPPGILANTGPSSVKLDALVNSAAEQMVSPMHSVNSNPTTMLSRVTAEHEPLVSGPQTRTSPSIPVKTMLLEALIPSQTVQPMADIACTASVTPTTTLSTTVEQTGDSLLNSINAALLPPLPEPQVNAATTTSNSTVFLNRKQKRYKQLNEKVAGNAMPAVTAEQHMQQQIQALTQQEVAVMQQQVQQVEQVVAQAQQQVEQVVAQAQQQAVQVVHQAQQQVVQQVVQHAQVVQQAVQQVQAVQQVQAAPVVQQAVQQATEEVVQQAVQQATQEVVQQVQAVQQAVQQAQAAQAMQQAVQQDIGSMLNQPAGFVAEASSALASGAAQEPSQQRLTNAAEQAINNVITNATKDIINNRPITATTAHAIIATKKILNSVATQSAQLMNNAMEVILPKSPSAQNNIIEQVASKSPPVALPVTPNRQPVNNPISNSAASTASNRKTEDGMLPQELTSMSEHDLLSYINPNCFEQLPQSGFLL, from the exons ATGGCACCCGATCTCGAGAAAAGGCGCCAGGAATTAAGGAGGGGCAGTAGCGGGACCTTGGAACATGTTAATGATCATATGGGCATGCTCTTACAGTTGAGGTGTGCAGGCGGCGCGGCGGATCTTCATCATCATG GTAGCAACCCAGGCGGTGCACCATCAACGGTGACAGCATCGTCTATCTCGAGAAACACCACAGGAAATCGCACTCAATCCGCAACTAGAAGGACGGTTACTAATCAGCAGCAACAAATCtcacagcaacagcagcaacaacagccaAAACAACCCAGATTCCCATTGTCGTCCATCGGTGGGGTAACCGCGAGGAGTTCTGATGAGCACGGACCCAGAACCGGTACGCCAGACGACAACTCAAACGACTCCGGCCTTGGTTCAGAGGAACGTCAACAGCATTTCAACAACAAT CTTTGGAACAACGTCGGCGAAGAGGATTCGAAGAGGAGGAAAATGGATATCAAGTTAGAGTCCGAGGACGCAAATTTCGCGTTTCCGGAAGTAGCTCCTGGTACCAGCCCTGACAATAAATCACCGACGGTCAGAACCACCGTCAATGGGATCGGTTTGGGAGGAATATCCGGCAATAGATCCGGAAACACTAATTCCATAGGCAGAGTTGTAGGAGTAACCAGACCTCGACCTGCTATGGGTGTGTTGAACAAAAGAACACCGATCACGCATCAGGGACCTGTCACTCTTATTTCGCAACTAT CCAATGTTTCTGCCGATGGCAAATCTCAACTGCAGATCGTCTGTCAACCCGAGCAGCAGCACCGAGCTCGCTATCAGACGGAAGGTTCGCGAGGCGCAGTGAAGGACCGTAGTGGGAACGGCTTTCCCATCGTTCGACTGATCGGCTATGACAAGCCAACGACTCTACAGGTGTTTATCGGCACTGATTTTGGCCGAGTTGCACCCCATATGTTCTACCAGGCCTGCCGAGTAAGCGGCAAGAACTCCACACCATGTATCGAGCGAAAGATCGATGGCACGATCGTGATAGAGATCGATATGGATCCGGCCAAGGATGTTACTTGTGACTGCGTTGGCATTCTTAAAGAGCGTAATGTCGACGTCGAGCATAGGTTTCCTCAAGAGGCCGGGTTGTTACAGGGGAGAAGCAAGAAGAAATCCACGCGATGCCGTATGGTTTTCCGCACGATTGTCACGCATGCCGACGGGACCACAGAGACGCTGCAAGTCTGCTCTCAGCCAATAGTCTGCA CTCAACCACCTGGAATTCCAGAGATCTGCAAAAAGTCTCTGACGTCCTGTCCATGTACAGGCGGGTTAGAACTTATCATACTTGGTAAAAACTTTTTGAAGGACACCCGAGTAGTCTTTCAGCTGGATAGTGACGATCTAACGAGTAGCCTGGAGCCGCATTGGGAATGCACCGTGCTGCCAGACAAGGAGCATCTGCACCCAGTGCACCTGGTATGTGTAATACCGCCTTATCGCAGACAGGATCTTGCACCTACAGAAACGGTCAGCATCAGACTGTTCGCGGTGTCGTCCGGCAAGACCAGCGAACCACATACCTTTCTTTACACGGCTGCCTCCACTCCTCCACAGCCGTCCATAGGCAAAGTGGAGTCTATCTCACCCCCATTAGCAAACGGCGACACTAGCCTGGCTACGTCCTCTGCCGCGGTAACTTTGGCCACGGGTGTCGCATCCGGTA GTTTATTAACGCAAACAGCTGCAGGAGCTTCGAGCTACTTGTCGAATGCACCGGCTCAGTCGCAACAGAGCACCTCTTCGGAGACTTTGAAAAGTGATCCCAGTTCACCACCGACAGGAACGTCCCAGGTGACTCCTGTGATGCTGTGGGCTTCACAGTCCTCAAACTCTCCTTCTGATGTCATGATGCCACCTCCAGTTCTTGTAACGAATCCTTTAATGAACCGACGATCGTCGTCAAATCTTCAGCTGATTCTGCCGGATAATTTAAAAACGGAAGTACTAGATGAAAACAGTCAGAACAGTATGCTGAGCGAAAATAGCATGCAAAGCATTCCGACGCCGACGACGGCCACAAACGGACCGACATCGGGCGCCTCTCCACTTCAACAGTTGGTCAATGAAAACTCCAGAGAAGCTGCGACCACACAAGCTGATATTATCAGGACCGTTGCTGCTGCGACAACTAATAACAGTCCCGTGCAAGAGACTGTTAGTGGTCTTCTCGGAGTTGTGGATCTGATACGCACTCAGCATCCTCTGTCAATGATGAATGCACATCATCCGACTTCATATGGAG GCATGCATGAGTCAACTCAGGTTCAAGTTCTTAGCCCTCATCGCCTTAAGGACACAAATGGTGTCTTGTCAACGGACAATAGCTCCAATGGAGCTGCTCTTCAAGGTGCCGGCGTAGTGGATCTTCGCATGAAACACCACAATCACTCCGACATTGGCACGCTATCGAGTTTCCCCGGTGCTTCCGGGACTCAGTCGTTGTCGGCGTCGAGCAGTCATGTGGTGGAAAAGTACCTGAATCATATAGAGTCCTCAGTTGGCACCGCTGAGGAATCTGATAATCCAGAAAATGAGTTCGCTATTCAGCAGCGAGCTTCCATCATTTCAGGAAACGGTCAACAGTCGGCTCCTCCAGGAATTCTAGCCAATACAG GACCAAGTTCGGTAAAATTAGATGCCTTAGTAAACTCTGCAGCTGAACAGATGGTCTCCCCAATGCACTCGGTGAATTCGAATCCTACCACAATGTTGAGCCGTGTGACAGCAGAACACGAGCCATTAGTTAGTGGCCCGCAGACTAGAACTAGTCCATCGATTCCAGTGAAGACAATGTTGTTAGAAGCGCTAATCCCGTCGCAGACGGTGCAACCAATGGCAGATATTGCGTGTACAGCTTCGGTAACGCCTACGACGACGCTATCGACGACAGTAGAACAAACGGGAGACAGTCTACTAAATAGTATCAATGCAGCATTGTTACCGCCATTGCCAGAACCACAAGTCAACGCAGCAACTACCACGTCGAACTCTACGGTATTTCTTAACcgaaaacaaaaaagatataagcAGTTGAACGAAAAA gttGCTGGCAATGCGATGCCAGCGGTGACGGCAGAGCAGCATATGCAGCAACAGATTCAAGCGCTCACACAACAAGAGGTAGCCGTGATGCAGCAACAGGTACAACAGGTGGAACAAGTAGTAGCGCAAGCGCAGCAGCAAGTCGAGCAGGTCGTCGCGCAAGCGCAGCAACAGGCGGTCCAAGTGGTGCACCAGGCCCAGCAACAGGTAGTTCAGCAAGTAGTGCAGCATGCTCAAGTGGTGCAGCAAGCGGTACAGCAAGTTCAAGCTGTGCAGCAAGTTCAAGCGGCTCCGGTAGTGCAGCAAGCGGTGCAGCAGGCGACTGAAGAAGTGGTGCAACAAGCAGTACAGCAAGCGACTCAGGAAGTGGTACAGCAG gtTCAAGCAGTACAGCAAGCTGTCCAACAGGCCCAAGCAGCCCAAGCCATGCAGCAGGCTGTTCAGCAAGACATCGGTTCCATGCTGAATCAGCCTGCAGGATTTGTGGCTGAAGCTAGTTCTGCTTTGGCTAGCGGGGCTGCTCAAGAGCCCTCTCAACAACGCTTGACTAATGCAGCGGAACAAGCCATCAATAATGTAATCACCAATGCCACAAAGGATATCATCAACAATCGGCCAATCACAGCGACTACTGCTCATGCGATCATCGCCACGAAGAAAATTCTGAATAGCGTGGCAACTCAGAGTGCgcaattgatgaacaacgcgaTGGAAGTAATCCTGCCGAAATCTCCTTCGGCACAGAACAATATCATCGAACAAGTCGCAAGCAAGTCGCCACCAGTCGCACTTCCGGTTACTCCAAACCGTCAACCTGTGAACAATCCGATTTCCAATTCTGCTGCAAGCACCGCATCCAACAGAAAGACGGAAGATGGAATGCTGCCTCAAGAACTCACCTCCATGTCGGAACATGATCTTCTGAGCTATATTAATCCCAATTGTTTTGAGCAGCTTCCGCAAAGCGGATTTCTATTGTAG
- the LOC105193791 gene encoding nuclear factor of activated T-cells 5 isoform X2 — MAPDLEKRRQELRRGSSGTLEHVNDHMGMLLQLRCAGGAADLHHHGSNPGGAPSTVTASSISRNTTGNRTQSATRRTVTNQQQQISQQQQQQQPKQPRFPLSSIGGVTARSSDEHGPRTGTPDDNSNDSGLGSEERQQHFNNNLWNNVGEEDSKRRKMDIKLESEDANFAFPEVAPGTSPDNKSPTVRTTVNGIGLGGISGNRSGNTNSIGRVVGVTRPRPAMGVLNKRTPITHQGPVTLISQLSNVSADGKSQLQIVCQPEQQHRARYQTEGSRGAVKDRSGNGFPIVRLIGYDKPTTLQVFIGTDFGRVAPHMFYQACRVSGKNSTPCIERKIDGTIVIEIDMDPAKDVTCDCVGILKERNVDVEHRFPQEAGLLQGRSKKKSTRCRMVFRTIVTHADGTTETLQVCSQPIVCTQPPGIPEICKKSLTSCPCTGGLELIILGKNFLKDTRVVFQLDSDDLTSSLEPHWECTVLPDKEHLHPVHLVCVIPPYRRQDLAPTETVSIRLFAVSSGKTSEPHTFLYTAASTPPQPSIGKVESISPPLANGDTSLATSSAAVTLATGVASGSLLTQTAAGASSYLSNAPAQSQQSTSSETLKSDPSSPPTGTSQVTPVMLWASQSSNSPSDVMMPPPVLVTNPLMNRRSSSNLQLILPDNLKTEVLDENSQNSMLSENSMQSIPTPTTATNGPTSGASPLQQLVNENSREAATTQADIIRTVAAATTNNSPVQETVSGLLGVVDLIRTQHPLSMMNAHHPTSYGGMHESTQVQVLSPHRLKDTNGVLSTDNSSNGAALQGAGVVDLRMKHHNHSDIGTLSSFPGASGTQSLSASSSHVVEKYLNHIESSVGTAEESDNPENEFAIQQRASIISGNGQQSAPPGILANTGPSSVKLDALVNSAAEQMVSPMHSVNSNPTTMLSRVTAEHEPLVSGPQTRTSPSIPVKTMLLEALIPSQTVQPMADIACTASVTPTTTLSTTVEQTGDSLLNSINAALLPPLPEPQVNAATTTSNSTVAGNAMPAVTAEQHMQQQIQALTQQEVAVMQQQVQQVEQVVAQAQQQVEQVVAQAQQQAVQVVHQAQQQVVQQVVQHAQVVQQAVQQVQAVQQVQAAPVVQQAVQQATEEVVQQAVQQATQEVVQQVQAVQQAVQQAQAAQAMQQAVQQDIGSMLNQPAGFVAEASSALASGAAQEPSQQRLTNAAEQAINNVITNATKDIINNRPITATTAHAIIATKKILNSVATQSAQLMNNAMEVILPKSPSAQNNIIEQVASKSPPVALPVTPNRQPVNNPISNSAASTASNRKTEDGMLPQELTSMSEHDLLSYINPNCFEQLPQSGFLL, encoded by the exons ATGGCACCCGATCTCGAGAAAAGGCGCCAGGAATTAAGGAGGGGCAGTAGCGGGACCTTGGAACATGTTAATGATCATATGGGCATGCTCTTACAGTTGAGGTGTGCAGGCGGCGCGGCGGATCTTCATCATCATG GTAGCAACCCAGGCGGTGCACCATCAACGGTGACAGCATCGTCTATCTCGAGAAACACCACAGGAAATCGCACTCAATCCGCAACTAGAAGGACGGTTACTAATCAGCAGCAACAAATCtcacagcaacagcagcaacaacagccaAAACAACCCAGATTCCCATTGTCGTCCATCGGTGGGGTAACCGCGAGGAGTTCTGATGAGCACGGACCCAGAACCGGTACGCCAGACGACAACTCAAACGACTCCGGCCTTGGTTCAGAGGAACGTCAACAGCATTTCAACAACAAT CTTTGGAACAACGTCGGCGAAGAGGATTCGAAGAGGAGGAAAATGGATATCAAGTTAGAGTCCGAGGACGCAAATTTCGCGTTTCCGGAAGTAGCTCCTGGTACCAGCCCTGACAATAAATCACCGACGGTCAGAACCACCGTCAATGGGATCGGTTTGGGAGGAATATCCGGCAATAGATCCGGAAACACTAATTCCATAGGCAGAGTTGTAGGAGTAACCAGACCTCGACCTGCTATGGGTGTGTTGAACAAAAGAACACCGATCACGCATCAGGGACCTGTCACTCTTATTTCGCAACTAT CCAATGTTTCTGCCGATGGCAAATCTCAACTGCAGATCGTCTGTCAACCCGAGCAGCAGCACCGAGCTCGCTATCAGACGGAAGGTTCGCGAGGCGCAGTGAAGGACCGTAGTGGGAACGGCTTTCCCATCGTTCGACTGATCGGCTATGACAAGCCAACGACTCTACAGGTGTTTATCGGCACTGATTTTGGCCGAGTTGCACCCCATATGTTCTACCAGGCCTGCCGAGTAAGCGGCAAGAACTCCACACCATGTATCGAGCGAAAGATCGATGGCACGATCGTGATAGAGATCGATATGGATCCGGCCAAGGATGTTACTTGTGACTGCGTTGGCATTCTTAAAGAGCGTAATGTCGACGTCGAGCATAGGTTTCCTCAAGAGGCCGGGTTGTTACAGGGGAGAAGCAAGAAGAAATCCACGCGATGCCGTATGGTTTTCCGCACGATTGTCACGCATGCCGACGGGACCACAGAGACGCTGCAAGTCTGCTCTCAGCCAATAGTCTGCA CTCAACCACCTGGAATTCCAGAGATCTGCAAAAAGTCTCTGACGTCCTGTCCATGTACAGGCGGGTTAGAACTTATCATACTTGGTAAAAACTTTTTGAAGGACACCCGAGTAGTCTTTCAGCTGGATAGTGACGATCTAACGAGTAGCCTGGAGCCGCATTGGGAATGCACCGTGCTGCCAGACAAGGAGCATCTGCACCCAGTGCACCTGGTATGTGTAATACCGCCTTATCGCAGACAGGATCTTGCACCTACAGAAACGGTCAGCATCAGACTGTTCGCGGTGTCGTCCGGCAAGACCAGCGAACCACATACCTTTCTTTACACGGCTGCCTCCACTCCTCCACAGCCGTCCATAGGCAAAGTGGAGTCTATCTCACCCCCATTAGCAAACGGCGACACTAGCCTGGCTACGTCCTCTGCCGCGGTAACTTTGGCCACGGGTGTCGCATCCGGTA GTTTATTAACGCAAACAGCTGCAGGAGCTTCGAGCTACTTGTCGAATGCACCGGCTCAGTCGCAACAGAGCACCTCTTCGGAGACTTTGAAAAGTGATCCCAGTTCACCACCGACAGGAACGTCCCAGGTGACTCCTGTGATGCTGTGGGCTTCACAGTCCTCAAACTCTCCTTCTGATGTCATGATGCCACCTCCAGTTCTTGTAACGAATCCTTTAATGAACCGACGATCGTCGTCAAATCTTCAGCTGATTCTGCCGGATAATTTAAAAACGGAAGTACTAGATGAAAACAGTCAGAACAGTATGCTGAGCGAAAATAGCATGCAAAGCATTCCGACGCCGACGACGGCCACAAACGGACCGACATCGGGCGCCTCTCCACTTCAACAGTTGGTCAATGAAAACTCCAGAGAAGCTGCGACCACACAAGCTGATATTATCAGGACCGTTGCTGCTGCGACAACTAATAACAGTCCCGTGCAAGAGACTGTTAGTGGTCTTCTCGGAGTTGTGGATCTGATACGCACTCAGCATCCTCTGTCAATGATGAATGCACATCATCCGACTTCATATGGAG GCATGCATGAGTCAACTCAGGTTCAAGTTCTTAGCCCTCATCGCCTTAAGGACACAAATGGTGTCTTGTCAACGGACAATAGCTCCAATGGAGCTGCTCTTCAAGGTGCCGGCGTAGTGGATCTTCGCATGAAACACCACAATCACTCCGACATTGGCACGCTATCGAGTTTCCCCGGTGCTTCCGGGACTCAGTCGTTGTCGGCGTCGAGCAGTCATGTGGTGGAAAAGTACCTGAATCATATAGAGTCCTCAGTTGGCACCGCTGAGGAATCTGATAATCCAGAAAATGAGTTCGCTATTCAGCAGCGAGCTTCCATCATTTCAGGAAACGGTCAACAGTCGGCTCCTCCAGGAATTCTAGCCAATACAG GACCAAGTTCGGTAAAATTAGATGCCTTAGTAAACTCTGCAGCTGAACAGATGGTCTCCCCAATGCACTCGGTGAATTCGAATCCTACCACAATGTTGAGCCGTGTGACAGCAGAACACGAGCCATTAGTTAGTGGCCCGCAGACTAGAACTAGTCCATCGATTCCAGTGAAGACAATGTTGTTAGAAGCGCTAATCCCGTCGCAGACGGTGCAACCAATGGCAGATATTGCGTGTACAGCTTCGGTAACGCCTACGACGACGCTATCGACGACAGTAGAACAAACGGGAGACAGTCTACTAAATAGTATCAATGCAGCATTGTTACCGCCATTGCCAGAACCACAAGTCAACGCAGCAACTACCACGTCGAACTCTACG gttGCTGGCAATGCGATGCCAGCGGTGACGGCAGAGCAGCATATGCAGCAACAGATTCAAGCGCTCACACAACAAGAGGTAGCCGTGATGCAGCAACAGGTACAACAGGTGGAACAAGTAGTAGCGCAAGCGCAGCAGCAAGTCGAGCAGGTCGTCGCGCAAGCGCAGCAACAGGCGGTCCAAGTGGTGCACCAGGCCCAGCAACAGGTAGTTCAGCAAGTAGTGCAGCATGCTCAAGTGGTGCAGCAAGCGGTACAGCAAGTTCAAGCTGTGCAGCAAGTTCAAGCGGCTCCGGTAGTGCAGCAAGCGGTGCAGCAGGCGACTGAAGAAGTGGTGCAACAAGCAGTACAGCAAGCGACTCAGGAAGTGGTACAGCAG gtTCAAGCAGTACAGCAAGCTGTCCAACAGGCCCAAGCAGCCCAAGCCATGCAGCAGGCTGTTCAGCAAGACATCGGTTCCATGCTGAATCAGCCTGCAGGATTTGTGGCTGAAGCTAGTTCTGCTTTGGCTAGCGGGGCTGCTCAAGAGCCCTCTCAACAACGCTTGACTAATGCAGCGGAACAAGCCATCAATAATGTAATCACCAATGCCACAAAGGATATCATCAACAATCGGCCAATCACAGCGACTACTGCTCATGCGATCATCGCCACGAAGAAAATTCTGAATAGCGTGGCAACTCAGAGTGCgcaattgatgaacaacgcgaTGGAAGTAATCCTGCCGAAATCTCCTTCGGCACAGAACAATATCATCGAACAAGTCGCAAGCAAGTCGCCACCAGTCGCACTTCCGGTTACTCCAAACCGTCAACCTGTGAACAATCCGATTTCCAATTCTGCTGCAAGCACCGCATCCAACAGAAAGACGGAAGATGGAATGCTGCCTCAAGAACTCACCTCCATGTCGGAACATGATCTTCTGAGCTATATTAATCCCAATTGTTTTGAGCAGCTTCCGCAAAGCGGATTTCTATTGTAG